From Terriglobus sp. TAA 43, the proteins below share one genomic window:
- a CDS encoding response regulator transcription factor, whose protein sequence is MRVLVVEDEPRLAENIATALREAGFAVDHAADGLDGSYCAEQGLYDLIILDLMLPGRDGKTVLQHMRRTNIKTPVLILTAREGKDSLIELLNAGADDYIGKPFDLRELIARAKALIRRSKGTASPNLQVGDISIDTVQQKVTRADETIDLSPTEYRILEYLAHHTKSIVPKKVLLEHLYDFEWEHTDNVIEVHIFNLRRKLTVPGRESIIETVRHRGYRIRSKESL, encoded by the coding sequence ATGAGAGTGCTCGTGGTGGAAGATGAACCTCGCCTTGCAGAAAACATCGCGACCGCCTTGCGGGAAGCTGGGTTCGCCGTTGACCATGCTGCAGATGGATTAGACGGATCGTATTGTGCAGAACAAGGCCTCTACGATTTGATCATTCTGGACTTGATGCTTCCTGGCCGTGATGGCAAAACGGTGCTGCAACACATGCGCCGTACCAACATCAAGACACCGGTGCTGATCCTTACCGCCCGAGAGGGCAAGGACAGCCTGATCGAACTGCTGAATGCTGGAGCAGATGACTATATCGGCAAGCCTTTTGATCTTCGCGAACTCATAGCTCGTGCAAAAGCGCTCATCCGCCGCTCGAAAGGTACAGCGTCTCCCAATTTGCAAGTGGGGGACATCTCGATTGATACGGTGCAACAGAAGGTCACGCGAGCTGACGAAACCATCGATTTGTCTCCGACGGAATACCGCATTCTGGAATATCTCGCACACCATACAAAGTCGATTGTTCCCAAGAAGGTCCTACTAGAACACCTTTATGACTTCGAGTGGGAACATACTGACAATGTCATCGAAGTTCATATCTTCAACCTTCGACGTAAGCTGACAGTTCCAGGAAGAGAATCCATCATCGAAACTGTGCGGCATCGGGGCTACAGAATCCGAAGCAAAGAGAGTCTTTGA